One genomic window of Marinobacter adhaerens HP15 includes the following:
- a CDS encoding NUDIX domain-containing protein, with amino-acid sequence MAKLFQFNADDVNVEKRETVFQGFFRMDKLWLTHPRFDGRDMPVFTRELFIRGDATCVLPYDPERDEVVLLEQFRLGALGRDQSPWLLELVAGMNEDGESPEEVAQREGQEEAGLTFAPLEKICDYLVSPGGSTEMIHLYCGRVSTADAGGLYGMEHEHEDIRAHVVSSDDAIAMIHDGRINNAAAIIALQWLELNRARLRKGWQ; translated from the coding sequence ATGGCCAAACTGTTCCAGTTCAACGCCGACGACGTCAACGTCGAAAAACGTGAAACCGTCTTCCAGGGCTTCTTCCGCATGGATAAGCTCTGGTTGACCCATCCGCGTTTTGACGGCCGGGACATGCCGGTGTTTACCCGAGAACTCTTCATTCGTGGCGATGCCACCTGTGTACTTCCCTACGACCCGGAACGGGACGAGGTAGTCCTTCTTGAGCAGTTCCGTCTTGGTGCCCTGGGCCGTGATCAGTCGCCGTGGCTGCTGGAGCTGGTAGCTGGTATGAACGAAGACGGCGAGAGCCCTGAAGAAGTCGCTCAACGCGAGGGCCAGGAAGAGGCCGGACTTACCTTTGCGCCGCTGGAAAAAATCTGCGATTACCTGGTGTCACCCGGCGGCAGCACGGAAATGATTCACCTTTACTGCGGGCGTGTCAGCACCGCAGATGCCGGTGGTCTGTATGGTATGGAACATGAGCATGAGGATATCCGTGCCCATGTGGTGTCATCCGACGACGCCATAGCGATGATCCACGATGGTCGCATCAACAACGCGGCAGCCATTATAGCCCTGCAGTGGCTCGAGCTGAATCGGGCCCGTTTGAGGAAAGGGTGGCAGTGA
- a CDS encoding DUF1249 domain-containing protein: MGEWTMKPRRYVPDLRQLGALCDGNYQRLRKLRQLEVDGKPVCEFELHRENHYLGRVRIQVLQTAKFTETLLLEQVHNSGRWLNNPQMTVRVYHDASMAEVISCYRDRQIAPVNDYPNRFMHHPDEKVQVNGFLADWLDYCLRFGHLPMEHAAWSAGEGVD; encoded by the coding sequence ATGGGCGAGTGGACCATGAAACCCAGGCGGTATGTTCCGGATCTCAGGCAGCTCGGTGCCCTGTGTGACGGAAACTATCAGCGGCTCCGTAAGCTGAGGCAGCTGGAAGTGGACGGCAAGCCCGTGTGCGAGTTCGAGCTGCATCGGGAGAATCACTACCTGGGACGAGTCCGGATTCAGGTGCTCCAGACAGCAAAGTTCACCGAAACCCTGTTGCTTGAGCAGGTCCATAATTCCGGTCGTTGGTTAAACAACCCGCAAATGACCGTACGGGTCTACCACGACGCCAGCATGGCGGAAGTGATCAGCTGCTACCGTGATCGCCAGATTGCGCCCGTCAACGATTACCCAAATCGCTTCATGCACCATCCGGATGAAAAGGTTCAGGTCAACGGCTTCCTCGCCGATTGGCTGGATTACTGTCTCAGGTTTGGTCACCTGCCCATGGAACATGCAGCCTGGTCTGCCGGCGAAGGCGTCGACTGA
- the cpdA gene encoding 3',5'-cyclic-AMP phosphodiesterase produces the protein MTTKEKNRPLRVLQLTDPHLMARADGDLLGVRTRESLQAVIAEVLKVHGQPDLILATGDLAQDGSVEAYRVFGESLKSFSCPSVWIAGNHDHIDNLLQVSREYNASDRHVIQGGWQFVMLDSSVPGKVFGALAESELAFLSETLEQHPDIPAVIALHHHPVDIGSDWMEKIGLTNRDAFWQVLDRFPQVRIVLWGHIHQEHERERNGVQLLATPSTCIQFTSGSSKFSVEDLPPGYRWLEFHDSGDFATEVRRAEDFQFELDQNSSGY, from the coding sequence ATGACCACGAAGGAAAAAAACCGGCCACTGCGGGTACTGCAGCTGACTGATCCGCACCTGATGGCGCGTGCCGACGGAGATCTGTTGGGCGTTAGAACCCGGGAAAGCCTGCAGGCGGTTATTGCAGAGGTATTGAAAGTGCACGGTCAGCCGGATCTGATTCTGGCTACCGGGGATCTCGCTCAAGACGGGTCGGTGGAAGCTTACCGAGTCTTTGGTGAGAGCCTGAAGTCTTTCTCCTGTCCCTCAGTCTGGATCGCTGGTAATCACGATCATATCGATAACCTGCTCCAGGTTTCTCGCGAGTACAACGCATCTGATCGTCACGTGATTCAGGGTGGCTGGCAGTTTGTGATGCTGGATTCTTCTGTACCCGGCAAGGTTTTCGGCGCTCTGGCTGAATCCGAACTGGCGTTCCTCTCGGAGACGCTTGAGCAACATCCGGACATACCGGCAGTGATTGCACTCCATCATCATCCGGTGGATATCGGCTCCGACTGGATGGAGAAAATTGGCCTCACCAATCGCGATGCGTTCTGGCAGGTGCTAGATCGATTTCCTCAGGTCAGGATCGTGTTGTGGGGGCATATCCATCAGGAGCACGAGCGCGAGCGCAACGGCGTGCAGCTGTTGGCCACGCCGTCCACCTGCATCCAGTTTACTTCCGGTTCCAGCAAGTTTTCGGTTGAGGATTTACCGCCCGGTTACCGCTGGCTCGAATTCCACGATTCCGGCGACTTCGCAACGGAAGTCCGCCGGGCCGAAGATTTCCAGTTCGAGCTGGATCAGAACAGTTCCGGTTACTGA
- the metE gene encoding 5-methyltetrahydropteroyltriglutamate--homocysteine S-methyltransferase — protein MVTTHNLGFPRIGARRELKFAQEAFWKGRISEEDLQISGADLRRRHWQNQRPLDRVPVGDFSFYDQILDMSVTLGNLPERVNDTKGSELDRYFRVARGRSGQESACCGVQAGEMTKWFDTNYHYIVPEFHQNTRFRLNGNRLIDQIDEARAQGVTPKPVIIGPVTYLWLGKAKDDSDRLLLLESLLPVYSELLELLADRGVEWVQVDEPALVTDLDADWRHAFSLAYHHLKTSTPKLLVTTYFGELRENLQLACELPVAGLHLDAISAPQEVPRVVDWLPPHKQLSLGVINGRNIWRSDLEKTLDWLEPVYEKLGNRLWLAPSCSLIHVPVDLTSEDKLDPEIRSWLAFAVQKLDELKTLATALNNGRAAVRKQLAESTVAVNSRAKSERVHSASVQARLADVSPALGQRQSRFPDRIAIQQRKLGLPRFPTTTIGSFPQTRDIRQTRLQFRKGELTEPQYNARIREEVRRCIVEQEALGLDVLVHGEAERNDMVEYFGEQLDGYTFSQFGWVQSYGSRCVKPPILFGDISRPKAMTVEWIRYAQSLTKKPLKGMLTGPVTILNWSFVRDDQPRRETCLQLALAIREEVLDLEASGARIIQIDEAALREGLPLRQADWKNYLDWAIESFRISANGVRDETQIHTHMCYSEFNDIIEAIARMDADVITIETSRSDMELLDAFRGFHYPNDIGPGVYDIHSPNIPDSEQIRSLMIKAAERIPAERLWVNPDCGLKTRQWEEVRPALKSMVAAARELRETIQ, from the coding sequence ATGGTAACCACCCACAATCTCGGCTTCCCACGAATCGGGGCCCGCCGTGAGCTGAAGTTTGCCCAGGAAGCCTTCTGGAAAGGCCGGATAAGCGAGGAAGATCTGCAGATTAGCGGTGCCGATCTCCGGCGCAGGCATTGGCAGAACCAACGCCCACTGGACCGGGTGCCCGTCGGAGACTTCTCCTTTTACGATCAGATACTGGATATGAGTGTCACCCTGGGCAACCTGCCCGAGCGGGTGAACGACACCAAAGGCAGCGAACTCGACCGTTATTTCCGGGTAGCCCGGGGGCGTTCCGGGCAGGAATCAGCCTGCTGCGGTGTTCAGGCAGGGGAAATGACCAAATGGTTCGACACCAACTATCACTACATCGTGCCCGAGTTCCACCAGAACACCCGCTTTCGACTCAATGGCAACCGACTAATCGATCAGATCGACGAGGCGCGAGCCCAAGGAGTTACACCAAAGCCGGTGATTATCGGCCCCGTCACCTATCTCTGGCTTGGCAAAGCCAAAGACGACAGCGACCGACTGTTGCTGCTGGAGTCGTTACTGCCCGTGTACTCAGAGCTTCTGGAACTGTTAGCAGACCGTGGCGTTGAGTGGGTTCAGGTAGACGAACCCGCGCTTGTGACCGACCTGGACGCGGACTGGCGCCACGCCTTCAGCCTCGCTTATCACCACCTCAAGACCAGCACGCCGAAGTTGTTGGTAACCACTTACTTCGGTGAATTGCGTGAAAATCTGCAGCTGGCCTGCGAATTACCCGTGGCCGGATTGCACCTCGATGCCATCAGTGCCCCACAGGAAGTCCCCCGTGTGGTCGACTGGCTACCGCCCCACAAGCAACTTTCTTTGGGCGTCATCAATGGCCGGAATATCTGGCGATCGGATCTGGAGAAGACCCTCGACTGGCTCGAACCGGTCTATGAAAAGTTGGGGAATCGTCTCTGGCTCGCGCCATCCTGCTCACTGATTCATGTGCCTGTTGATCTAACGAGTGAAGACAAGCTGGACCCGGAAATCCGCAGCTGGCTGGCATTCGCCGTCCAGAAACTGGATGAACTGAAGACTCTCGCCACAGCGTTGAATAATGGAAGAGCGGCCGTTCGCAAACAACTGGCGGAATCGACGGTAGCCGTCAACAGTCGGGCAAAATCCGAACGGGTTCATAGTGCTTCTGTGCAGGCCCGTCTCGCCGACGTCAGCCCGGCACTCGGTCAGCGGCAAAGCCGTTTCCCGGACCGCATCGCCATACAGCAACGGAAGCTTGGCCTACCCCGCTTCCCGACAACCACCATCGGGTCCTTTCCCCAAACACGGGATATCCGCCAGACCCGCTTGCAGTTCCGAAAGGGAGAGCTAACGGAGCCGCAATACAACGCCCGGATTCGCGAAGAGGTTCGTCGCTGCATTGTCGAGCAGGAGGCCCTGGGGCTCGATGTGCTTGTTCACGGCGAAGCCGAACGAAACGACATGGTCGAATATTTCGGCGAACAACTGGACGGCTATACCTTCAGTCAGTTCGGGTGGGTTCAATCCTACGGCTCCCGATGCGTGAAACCACCCATCCTGTTCGGAGACATATCGCGCCCGAAAGCCATGACCGTCGAATGGATCCGCTATGCCCAGTCGCTCACGAAAAAGCCTCTGAAGGGCATGCTGACCGGACCTGTCACCATCCTCAACTGGTCGTTCGTGCGGGACGACCAGCCACGGCGAGAGACCTGCCTTCAACTGGCACTGGCCATCCGGGAGGAGGTGCTTGATCTGGAGGCCTCGGGCGCCCGAATTATCCAGATCGATGAAGCCGCCCTTCGGGAGGGCTTGCCGCTGCGGCAAGCCGATTGGAAGAACTATCTGGACTGGGCCATCGAGTCATTCCGGATATCTGCCAACGGCGTTCGAGACGAAACCCAGATCCACACCCACATGTGCTATTCGGAGTTCAACGACATTATCGAAGCCATCGCCCGGATGGACGCTGATGTGATTACCATCGAGACCTCCCGGTCGGACATGGAGCTTCTCGATGCCTTCCGTGGCTTCCATTACCCGAACGACATCGGGCCCGGTGTCTATGACATACACTCACCGAATATTCCCGACAGCGAGCAGATTCGATCATTGATGATAAAGGCGGCAGAGCGGATACCGGCAGAGCGGCTATGGGTGAACCCGGACTGTGGCCTGAAGACCCGTCAGTGGGAGGAGGTCCGCCCTGCCCTGAAAAGCATGGTCGCCGCCGCTCGGGAACTCAGGGAAACTATTCAGTAA
- a CDS encoding LysR family transcriptional regulator produces MIERSHLEILRAVNQQGSLTAAAECLHLTQSALSHSIRKLEHQFGTDIWVREGRQLRLTQSGEYLLSLANRLLPQMEHAEMLIGQFARGQRGTLRIGMECHPCYQWLLKVVGPYLEGWPGVDVDVKQKFQFGGIGALFGHDIDMLVTPDPLQRPGLVFEPVFDYEQVLVVAADHALADKAWAEPGDLEKETLITYPVEIERLDIYTRFLLPAHASPARHKTIETTDIMLQMVAAGRGVAALPRWLVEDYGARIPVRPVQLGETGIPKQIFLGLRERDREVDYLNSFMKLAREVRWN; encoded by the coding sequence ATGATCGAGCGAAGCCATCTGGAAATTCTCCGGGCAGTGAATCAGCAGGGGTCTTTGACGGCGGCCGCCGAGTGCCTGCATTTGACGCAATCTGCCCTCAGCCATTCCATCCGTAAGCTGGAACACCAGTTTGGTACCGACATCTGGGTGCGGGAAGGGCGGCAGTTGCGACTGACACAGTCGGGGGAATACCTTCTTTCGCTGGCCAACAGGCTGCTGCCGCAGATGGAGCACGCGGAGATGCTGATCGGCCAGTTTGCCAGGGGGCAGCGTGGCACGCTGCGTATCGGAATGGAGTGCCATCCCTGCTATCAATGGCTGTTGAAAGTAGTCGGGCCCTATCTGGAGGGCTGGCCCGGGGTGGATGTGGATGTAAAACAGAAATTCCAGTTTGGCGGCATTGGCGCCCTGTTCGGTCACGACATCGACATGCTGGTAACTCCGGACCCCCTGCAGCGCCCGGGCCTGGTTTTCGAGCCGGTGTTCGACTACGAGCAGGTGTTGGTGGTGGCCGCGGACCATGCTCTGGCGGACAAGGCCTGGGCTGAACCCGGGGATCTGGAGAAAGAAACCCTGATCACCTACCCGGTGGAAATCGAACGTCTGGATATCTACACGCGGTTCCTGCTTCCGGCCCACGCCAGTCCCGCGCGGCACAAAACCATCGAGACCACCGATATCATGTTGCAAATGGTCGCGGCAGGGCGCGGGGTGGCCGCGCTCCCACGCTGGCTGGTCGAGGATTACGGTGCCCGGATTCCGGTTCGGCCGGTTCAGCTCGGGGAAACGGGGATTCCGAAACAGATCTTTTTAGGACTTCGTGAGCGGGATCGGGAGGTGGATTACCTGAATTCGTTCATGAAGCTGGCACGTGAGGTTCGCTGGAATTAA
- the gcvH gene encoding glycine cleavage system protein GcvH: MSEIPADLKYIETHQWVRVSDDGTATVGITDFAQEQLGDVVYIGVPDVGATVNGGEEAGVAESVKSASDVFSPVTGEVIEVNESLEDEPEKVNEDPYGDGWLYKVRLEDAGELDGLMDSTAYAEHVAAEE, from the coding sequence ATGAGTGAGATACCCGCAGACCTGAAATACATTGAGACCCATCAATGGGTTCGCGTGTCAGACGATGGCACGGCGACTGTCGGTATTACGGATTTTGCCCAGGAGCAACTGGGTGATGTGGTATACATCGGTGTTCCGGATGTGGGCGCAACGGTTAACGGAGGAGAGGAAGCCGGGGTCGCTGAGTCTGTGAAGTCGGCTTCGGATGTGTTCAGCCCGGTGACCGGTGAGGTTATCGAGGTGAATGAGAGCCTCGAGGACGAGCCGGAGAAGGTCAACGAAGATCCCTACGGTGACGGCTGGCTTTACAAGGTGCGTCTCGAGGATGCTGGTGAGCTGGATGGCCTGATGGATTCTACAGCTTATGCGGAGCATGTGGCGGCCGAGGAATAA
- a CDS encoding class I SAM-dependent rRNA methyltransferase, with translation MNFPVLYLRKGAERRLRAGHLWVYSNEVDTRRSPLTEFEAGVQAELRASNDKPLGTVFVNPHALICGRLISRDPGHGMTPQRLTQRMEAALALRERLFDKPFYRWVFGDSDGLSGLVIDRFDSTVVVQISTAGMEAMKEAVVRAVQRLVHPEAIILKNDGKMRKVEGLDTYVEQAHGAAVSLLEVEENGVRFEVPLEGGQKTGWFYDHRMNRARLQAYAPGKRVLDVFSYVGGWGIQAACAGATQVTCVDSSAGAIDSVHHNARLNGLDNVETIEGDAFEALKALADEKEKFDVVVLDPPALIPRRRDQKAGEEAYARLNQLGLRLLERDGILVSASCSMHLSQEKLVDIIRGSGRKIDRFVQLLEQGHQAPDHPVIPGIPETDYIKSCFVRSLTGFF, from the coding sequence ATGAATTTTCCGGTTCTGTATCTTCGAAAAGGCGCAGAGCGCCGTCTCCGTGCTGGCCATCTATGGGTTTACAGCAATGAGGTGGACACCCGCCGCAGTCCGCTGACGGAATTCGAGGCCGGTGTTCAGGCGGAGCTTCGGGCGTCGAACGACAAGCCTCTGGGTACAGTGTTCGTTAATCCCCATGCGCTGATTTGTGGTCGGCTGATCAGTCGGGATCCGGGCCACGGCATGACGCCCCAGCGGTTGACCCAGCGGATGGAGGCTGCGCTTGCGCTCAGAGAACGGCTTTTCGACAAGCCGTTTTACCGTTGGGTGTTTGGCGACAGTGACGGGCTTTCGGGGCTGGTGATTGACCGGTTTGATTCCACGGTGGTGGTGCAGATTTCCACGGCCGGTATGGAAGCGATGAAGGAGGCAGTTGTTCGGGCAGTCCAGCGGCTGGTGCACCCTGAGGCGATCATTCTCAAGAACGATGGCAAGATGCGCAAGGTGGAGGGGCTGGATACCTACGTGGAGCAGGCCCATGGCGCTGCGGTGAGTCTGCTGGAGGTGGAGGAGAACGGTGTCCGGTTCGAGGTGCCGTTGGAAGGCGGCCAGAAGACGGGCTGGTTTTACGATCATCGGATGAACCGTGCCCGTTTGCAGGCCTATGCGCCGGGCAAGCGGGTGCTGGATGTGTTCAGTTATGTCGGTGGCTGGGGCATTCAGGCCGCTTGTGCCGGGGCCACCCAAGTGACCTGTGTCGACAGTTCGGCCGGTGCCATTGATTCGGTTCACCACAACGCCAGGCTCAATGGCCTCGACAATGTGGAAACCATTGAGGGGGATGCCTTCGAGGCCCTGAAGGCGCTGGCGGATGAGAAGGAGAAGTTTGATGTGGTGGTTCTCGATCCGCCGGCACTGATTCCCCGGCGCAGGGACCAGAAGGCGGGTGAAGAGGCCTATGCCCGGCTGAACCAGCTCGGTCTGCGGTTGCTGGAGCGCGATGGGATACTGGTTTCCGCGTCCTGTTCGATGCATCTCTCGCAGGAGAAGCTGGTGGACATCATTCGAGGCAGCGGCCGCAAGATCGACCGCTTTGTCCAGTTGCTCGAGCAGGGGCATCAGGCTCCGGATCACCCGGTGATTCCGGGCATCCCCGAGACCGATTACATCAAATCCTGCTTTGTTCGTTCACTGACGGGGTTCTTTTAA
- a CDS encoding histidinol-phosphatase has product MTLAIFDLDNTLLAGDSDHAWGEFLVEEGIVDAEEYRLANDRFYQEYLNGELDILHYLGFALQPLASHNMEELLAWREAFMEKKVRPMMQATANTLLDSHREQGHTLMIITATNRFVTEPIAEALGIEHLIATEPELVNGRYTGEVAGTPSFQDGKVTRLDDWLSAHNRTLEGAWFYSDSHNDLPLLKKVDNPVAVDPDPTLAQYARDNGWKVMSLRG; this is encoded by the coding sequence TTGACGCTCGCAATTTTTGATCTCGACAACACCCTTTTAGCCGGAGACAGCGACCACGCCTGGGGCGAATTTCTGGTGGAGGAAGGCATTGTCGATGCCGAGGAATACCGCCTTGCCAACGACCGCTTCTATCAGGAATACCTGAACGGCGAGCTGGATATTCTGCACTACCTGGGGTTTGCCCTTCAGCCTTTGGCCAGTCACAACATGGAAGAGCTACTGGCGTGGCGGGAAGCCTTTATGGAGAAAAAAGTACGCCCCATGATGCAGGCCACTGCTAATACGCTGCTGGACAGCCACCGGGAGCAGGGTCACACCCTGATGATCATCACCGCCACCAACCGTTTTGTGACTGAACCCATTGCCGAGGCCCTCGGCATCGAACATCTGATCGCCACCGAGCCCGAGCTTGTCAACGGCCGTTATACAGGCGAAGTGGCCGGCACTCCGAGCTTTCAGGATGGCAAGGTCACGCGACTGGATGACTGGCTGAGTGCCCATAACAGGACACTCGAGGGGGCCTGGTTCTACAGCGACTCCCACAATGACTTGCCGCTGCTGAAAAAAGTGGACAACCCGGTAGCCGTAGACCCGGACCCGACCCTGGCGCAATATGCCCGGGACAACGGCTGGAAAGTCATGTCACTTCGGGGTTAA
- a CDS encoding RNA pyrophosphohydrolase — protein sequence MIDSDGFRPNVGIILANHRGEVLWARRIGQDSWQFPQGGIKHDESPEDALYRELGEEIGLCANDVEIISCTRGWLRYRLPRRMVRQNSHPVCVGQKQKWFLLRMLSPDAQVCVDGTDSPEFDGWQWVSYWYPLGQVVSFKREVYRRALRELAPRLFYNMEQWHRAEQNRRLQEHQK from the coding sequence GTGATCGATTCAGACGGTTTCAGACCCAACGTCGGAATCATTCTGGCCAATCACAGAGGAGAAGTTCTCTGGGCAAGGCGAATAGGGCAGGACTCCTGGCAGTTTCCCCAGGGTGGCATCAAACATGATGAATCCCCCGAGGATGCGCTGTACCGGGAGCTTGGAGAGGAAATCGGCCTCTGTGCAAACGATGTGGAAATCATCAGCTGCACGCGAGGCTGGCTGAGGTATCGACTCCCGAGGAGGATGGTACGCCAAAACTCCCACCCCGTTTGTGTGGGCCAAAAACAGAAATGGTTCCTGCTGAGGATGTTATCGCCGGACGCGCAGGTTTGCGTGGACGGTACGGATTCACCGGAGTTCGACGGCTGGCAGTGGGTAAGCTACTGGTATCCGTTGGGGCAGGTGGTTTCATTCAAGCGAGAAGTGTATCGACGCGCGCTGAGAGAGCTTGCGCCGCGACTGTTCTACAACATGGAGCAGTGGCATAGGGCGGAGCAGAACCGGCGTTTACAGGAACACCAGAAATGA
- the ptsP gene encoding phosphoenolpyruvate--protein phosphotransferase — translation MLSILRSLVQEVNSARDLQEALDIIVSRVQKAMGTEVCSVYLLDPATNRYILMATEGLYRKAVGQVSLAYSEGLVGLVGSREEPINLEDAPSHPRYRYFPETGEERFRSFLGVPIIHHRRVLGVLVVQQRESSRCFDEGEEAFLVTVSAQLAGVIAHSEATGAISGLSLTGEEAHDVSFNGVPGAPGVAIGNGVVVYPSADLDVVPEKPTDDIDQELALFGASVKAVREDIERVAKRLASQLRPEEQALFDVYLRMLGDDAMPGEVSNKIREGIWAQGALKQVVQQYIRHFEMMDDHYLQERAVDIRDLGRRLLSHLQEGEQKHLNYPERTVLVSEELTPAMLGEVPKGQLVGLVSVKGSSNSHVAILARAMGVPTVMGLVDIPVNQLDGKELIVDGFEGQIFASPSADLRSYYQAICDEEDELIRGLEVLKDKPCETTDHHRVSLLVNTGLMTDVVRSLSHGAEGIGLYRTEVPFMIKDRFPSEQEQREYYREQLEAFAPSPVTMRTLDIGGDKALTYFPIQEENPFLGWRGIRVTLDHPEIFLVQVRAMLKASEGLNNLQIMLPMISNISEVEESLHLIYRVYHEVREEGYDIHMPKVGVMVEIPAAVYQIRELADRVDFLSVGSNDLTQYLLAVDRNNPRVAQLYHSYHPAVLQALVRIAQDAHSVGKPVGICGELAGDPGGALLLMAMGYDSLSMNAASLPKVKSVIRSVSREWAIQLLEDVLLLDSPHVIKSCVDLALRNAGFGRYLRPGKSTAMAVSEAAVS, via the coding sequence ATGCTGAGCATTCTGCGAAGTCTAGTACAAGAGGTAAACAGCGCCCGCGATCTGCAGGAGGCGCTGGATATCATTGTATCGCGGGTGCAGAAAGCCATGGGAACCGAGGTCTGTTCCGTCTACCTGCTTGACCCTGCCACCAACCGCTACATTTTGATGGCCACCGAAGGCCTTTACCGCAAGGCGGTTGGCCAGGTGAGCCTGGCCTATTCAGAGGGGCTTGTCGGCCTGGTGGGCTCTCGTGAGGAGCCTATCAACCTGGAGGATGCTCCCTCCCATCCGCGCTATCGTTACTTCCCCGAGACCGGTGAGGAGCGCTTCCGCTCGTTCCTGGGTGTTCCGATCATTCACCATCGCCGGGTGTTGGGTGTGCTCGTTGTCCAGCAGAGGGAGAGTTCCCGGTGCTTTGATGAGGGCGAAGAGGCATTCCTGGTAACCGTTTCCGCTCAGCTGGCGGGGGTCATAGCCCATAGTGAAGCCACCGGCGCCATCAGTGGCCTGTCCCTGACCGGTGAGGAGGCACACGATGTCAGTTTCAACGGCGTGCCGGGTGCTCCAGGTGTTGCCATCGGCAATGGCGTTGTCGTTTATCCATCCGCTGATCTTGATGTAGTTCCGGAAAAGCCGACTGACGATATTGATCAGGAGCTGGCCCTGTTCGGAGCGTCGGTTAAGGCGGTAAGGGAAGATATTGAGCGGGTTGCCAAGCGGTTGGCTTCGCAGCTGCGTCCTGAAGAGCAGGCCCTGTTCGATGTTTATCTGAGAATGCTGGGCGATGATGCCATGCCGGGTGAGGTGTCGAACAAGATCAGGGAAGGGATCTGGGCCCAGGGCGCTCTCAAGCAGGTGGTCCAGCAGTACATCCGTCATTTCGAGATGATGGACGATCACTACCTGCAGGAACGCGCTGTTGATATCCGGGACCTGGGCCGCCGTCTGCTGTCTCATCTGCAGGAAGGTGAGCAGAAGCACCTGAACTACCCCGAGCGCACGGTCCTGGTCAGCGAAGAGCTGACACCGGCCATGCTTGGCGAGGTCCCCAAGGGGCAGCTGGTGGGTCTGGTGTCGGTCAAAGGCTCCAGTAACTCTCATGTCGCCATCCTGGCACGTGCCATGGGCGTGCCCACGGTTATGGGACTTGTCGACATTCCGGTGAACCAGCTTGACGGCAAGGAGCTGATCGTAGACGGCTTTGAGGGCCAGATTTTTGCTTCGCCATCGGCAGACCTCCGCTCCTACTACCAGGCGATCTGCGACGAAGAAGACGAACTTATTCGCGGGCTTGAAGTTCTCAAGGACAAGCCCTGTGAAACCACCGATCACCATCGGGTCTCATTGCTGGTGAACACCGGGTTGATGACCGATGTGGTGCGCTCGCTCTCGCATGGTGCCGAGGGTATCGGTCTCTACCGGACCGAAGTGCCCTTCATGATCAAGGACCGCTTCCCCTCCGAGCAGGAGCAGCGAGAGTATTACCGGGAGCAGCTCGAAGCCTTTGCGCCGAGCCCCGTTACCATGCGTACGCTGGATATTGGCGGCGACAAGGCGCTGACCTATTTTCCGATCCAGGAGGAAAACCCGTTCCTGGGCTGGCGGGGTATCCGGGTTACCCTCGACCACCCGGAGATCTTCCTGGTTCAGGTTCGGGCCATGCTCAAGGCCAGCGAGGGATTGAACAACCTCCAGATCATGCTGCCGATGATCTCCAACATCTCGGAGGTGGAGGAGTCCCTGCACCTGATTTACCGGGTGTACCACGAGGTTCGGGAAGAGGGTTACGACATTCACATGCCCAAGGTGGGGGTGATGGTCGAAATCCCCGCTGCCGTTTACCAGATCCGGGAACTGGCGGACAGGGTGGACTTCCTCTCTGTTGGTTCCAACGACCTGACCCAGTATCTGCTGGCGGTGGATCGTAACAATCCCCGGGTTGCCCAGCTCTATCACTCGTATCACCCGGCGGTACTCCAGGCGCTGGTGCGAATCGCCCAGGACGCTCACTCGGTGGGCAAGCCCGTTGGCATCTGCGGTGAACTGGCGGGTGATCCCGGCGGTGCGCTGCTGTTGATGGCCATGGGTTACGATTCCCTGTCCATGAACGCCGCCAGCTTGCCCAAGGTCAAATCGGTGATTCGCAGTGTCAGCCGTGAGTGGGCCATTCAGCTATTGGAGGATGTGTTGTTGCTGGACTCGCCTCACGTGATCAAGAGCTGTGTCGACCTGGCGTTGCGTAATGCCGGCTTCGGCCGTTACCTGCGCCCAGGCAAGTCAACGGCCATGGCTGTTTCAGAGGCTGCCGTTTCCTGA